In Rhodopirellula islandica, a single window of DNA contains:
- a CDS encoding PH domain-containing protein, translating into MTTPGNPTDENAPSKADTPTDSVNDPLSSAGSSTPAPESGGSVPPRGTTQPRGTAQPSAGTPRERFMEEIAKKQSLDDHEPEESLWEGGYSPKAMIGSWIGLTILSVVLLVAAGFIEQFTFGIALIVIVILWILVGLNYAAKRLGVQYELTSQRFIHRTGILTRRTDRIEVIDISDVSYEQGPIQRMFKVGSISIISTDKSDPTLELVGIHNVGEVAGLIDDIRRAERRRRSIHIEQN; encoded by the coding sequence ATGACCACTCCCGGCAATCCTACCGACGAAAACGCCCCTTCCAAAGCTGATACGCCAACGGATTCGGTCAACGATCCGCTTTCGTCGGCTGGTTCTTCCACCCCCGCCCCTGAGTCCGGCGGCTCAGTCCCACCCCGGGGCACAACGCAACCCCGTGGCACAGCGCAACCGTCGGCAGGCACCCCTCGGGAACGCTTCATGGAGGAAATCGCCAAAAAGCAGTCACTGGACGACCACGAACCAGAAGAATCTCTCTGGGAAGGCGGCTACAGCCCCAAGGCGATGATCGGGTCCTGGATTGGATTGACGATCCTCAGTGTCGTTTTGCTGGTCGCAGCCGGATTCATCGAGCAATTCACGTTCGGCATCGCTCTGATTGTGATCGTCATCCTGTGGATTTTGGTCGGCCTGAACTACGCCGCCAAACGACTGGGCGTCCAATACGAACTCACCAGCCAACGATTCATCCACCGAACCGGTATCTTGACGCGTCGCACCGATCGCATTGAAGTGATTGACATCAGCGATGTAAGCTACGAACAGGGTCCGATCCAGCGAATGTTCAAGGTCGGTTCCATCTCCATCATCAGCACGGACAAGAGCGATCCGACGCTGGAGTTGGTCGGAATCCACAACGTCGGTGAGGTGGCCGGTTTGATCGACGACATTCGACGTGCCGAACGACGACGGCGCAGCATCCATATCGAGCAAAATTAA
- a CDS encoding DUF4339 domain-containing protein, translating into MSVWFVQKGDEQLGPYKPAELLALVRDGSVVAETRIRKDDSNWFTASQVGGLFEAARRPSIEHYCPQCNVRVGQPPTICPECGKDLERTKTRIIEHSVGQEKRSSNTPTTGPSDSAKRWLQKKIRRDKK; encoded by the coding sequence ATGTCCGTTTGGTTTGTTCAGAAAGGCGATGAACAACTCGGTCCGTACAAGCCCGCCGAATTATTGGCTTTGGTACGTGACGGATCGGTGGTGGCGGAAACCAGGATTCGCAAGGACGATTCCAATTGGTTCACGGCCTCCCAGGTCGGCGGTCTGTTCGAAGCCGCTCGCCGGCCCAGCATCGAACACTACTGCCCCCAGTGCAACGTTCGCGTGGGACAACCGCCGACGATCTGCCCTGAGTGCGGCAAAGACCTCGAACGAACCAAAACTCGCATCATCGAACACAGCGTCGGGCAAGAAAAACGATCGTCCAACACTCCCACGACCGGCCCCAGCGACTCAGCCAAGCGTTGGCTGCAAAAGAAAATCCGACGCGACAAAAAATAA
- a CDS encoding RNA methyltransferase: METIRSLQNAAVRRIVSLRRSRKRRAAGVVLVDGPRESLRAIEAGLKLVAFYEIEPKPSDLSPKSEMPEQAVVRRQAIDSGVHRWVTPEVLRKIAYTASTDRCVAEFVAPDDSLDRLTAHPAWSEGLVLVLDQVEKPGNLGAVFRSADAAGVSAVLLSDCPSDRFNPNAIRGSLGAVFTVPSASGSESEIAGFLKAQGYRVAAMRVEGSRPLFESDLRGKLAVVLGSEADGLADRWAAECVEPVALPMAGHVDSLNVSVSAAIVAYEAMRQRS; encoded by the coding sequence ATGGAAACCATCCGAAGTTTGCAAAATGCCGCCGTCCGCCGAATCGTTTCGCTGCGCCGTTCTCGGAAACGACGGGCTGCTGGCGTTGTCTTGGTGGACGGGCCCCGAGAATCGTTGCGGGCGATCGAGGCTGGGTTGAAGCTGGTCGCTTTTTACGAGATCGAACCGAAGCCCTCGGATTTGTCGCCGAAATCTGAAATGCCAGAGCAGGCGGTCGTTCGTCGCCAGGCGATCGATTCGGGCGTGCATCGTTGGGTGACGCCTGAGGTGTTGCGGAAAATCGCTTACACGGCGTCGACGGATCGCTGTGTGGCGGAGTTTGTGGCCCCGGATGATTCACTCGACCGGCTCACGGCTCATCCCGCTTGGAGCGAGGGATTGGTGTTGGTGCTCGATCAGGTTGAAAAACCGGGCAATTTGGGCGCCGTGTTTCGGTCAGCCGATGCGGCGGGCGTGTCCGCTGTCTTGTTGTCGGATTGCCCCTCGGATCGATTCAACCCGAATGCCATTCGCGGTTCGTTGGGGGCGGTGTTCACGGTCCCTTCCGCATCGGGCAGCGAGTCGGAGATCGCTGGGTTTTTGAAGGCTCAGGGTTATCGAGTCGCCGCCATGCGAGTGGAAGGCTCGCGACCGCTATTCGAATCGGACTTGCGTGGCAAGCTCGCGGTCGTGCTGGGCAGCGAAGCGGATGGCTTGGCAGATCGCTGGGCGGCTGAGTGCGTCGAACCCGTGGCGTTGCCGATGGCGGGCCACGTGGACAGCTTGAATGTGTCGGTCAGCGCCGCGATTGTGGCTTACGAAGCGATGCGGCAGCGAAGTTGA